The following are encoded together in the Desulfomonilaceae bacterium genome:
- the cyoA gene encoding ubiquinol oxidase subunit II: MKRNRYFVFVGLSSLCAVTFLGGCDTILLLNPKGPIGESERFVIITAIALMLIVLIPVFIMAFWFPLKYRASNIKSTYMPKWNHSAKIDFFMWAVPIGIVTVLAILAWTRTHSLDPYKPIPSANKPINIEVVCLDWKWLFIYPDHNIATVNQITFPVNVPVSFKITSDTVMASFFIPQLGSQIYAMAGMQTRLSLLADKPGTYAGQNQQFTGRGFADMHFQANAVSSEEFKSWVQKIRQSPEKLDLARYEELTKPSVGYHPVTYFSSVKPDLFVYILRKFNPTMGENHGAMGGESVSTHAGTDVSEEN; this comes from the coding sequence ATGAAGAGAAACAGATATTTCGTTTTTGTCGGCTTGTCATCCCTGTGCGCCGTAACTTTCCTTGGAGGTTGCGACACGATACTCTTGTTGAACCCCAAAGGACCGATCGGCGAGTCGGAGCGGTTCGTCATCATTACAGCCATAGCGCTCATGCTGATCGTCCTCATTCCCGTCTTCATCATGGCTTTCTGGTTTCCCCTAAAGTACAGGGCTTCCAATATCAAATCGACTTATATGCCTAAATGGAACCATTCGGCTAAAATCGACTTTTTCATGTGGGCGGTTCCCATTGGCATTGTCACGGTTCTTGCGATTCTGGCCTGGACCAGGACCCATTCTCTGGATCCCTATAAGCCTATACCTTCGGCCAACAAGCCCATCAACATCGAAGTCGTCTGTCTGGACTGGAAATGGCTCTTCATCTACCCGGATCACAATATCGCGACTGTCAATCAAATCACTTTTCCCGTCAACGTTCCGGTCAGCTTCAAAATCACCTCTGACACCGTAATGGCTTCCTTCTTCATCCCGCAACTGGGCAGCCAGATTTACGCCATGGCAGGCATGCAAACCCGATTGAGCCTCCTGGCTGATAAACCAGGGACTTATGCCGGGCAAAATCAGCAATTCACCGGTCGCGGTTTCGCTGACATGCATTTCCAGGCGAATGCGGTTTCCAGTGAAGAATTTAAGTCGTGGGTGCAAAAGATCAGACAATCTCCGGAAAAGCTTGATCTGGCCCGATATGAGGAGTTGACAAAGCCGAGCGTCGGTTACCACCCCGTGACCTATTTCTCTTCAGTCAAGCCCGATCTGTTTGTGTATATCCTGCGCAAATTCAATCCGACTATGGGAGAAAATCACGGGGCTATGGGCGGAGAATCGGTTTCTACTCACGCAGGGACCGATGTTTCGGAGGAAAATTGA
- a CDS encoding response regulator: MSSDLVSDTNQIKLLLVDDEQAYVSVLARRFQRKGFLVKIANNGTQGIQLARHEDFDVAVLDLKMDDMDGIEVLKIFKKMVPKMEVIMLTGHGSEQAARDGMQFGAYDYLTKPCDFEDLMAKIWQAHERKTLPTDNGDID, from the coding sequence ATGAGTTCTGATCTTGTTAGTGACACAAATCAAATCAAATTGTTGCTGGTTGATGATGAACAGGCGTACGTGAGTGTTTTGGCCAGGAGGTTTCAAAGAAAGGGCTTCCTTGTCAAAATAGCCAATAACGGGACGCAGGGGATTCAACTGGCGAGGCATGAAGATTTTGATGTGGCGGTCCTGGATTTGAAAATGGACGATATGGACGGAATAGAGGTTCTGAAGATCTTCAAGAAAATGGTTCCAAAAATGGAGGTTATAATGCTTACCGGACACGGGTCGGAACAGGCGGCCCGGGACGGGATGCAATTCGGCGCTTATGACTACCTTACAAAACCATGCGATTTTGAGGATCTCATGGCCAAAATCTGGCAGGCGCATGAGCGCAAAACCCTCCCTACCGATAATGGCGACATCGACTAA
- the cyoE gene encoding heme o synthase, which yields MPGRIKNYLLIAKPGIVLGNLISAAAGFFLASRGRVDGLALLVTLIGISLVVASGCVFNNCIDRKIDRKMIRTRGRALARGLISLKIAIFYATILGISGLALLWVATNLLSVVIVLAGLVIYVVVYSLYMKRNSVYGALIGSLAGAAPPLAGYCAVSGRFDMGAVILLSIFSLWQMGHCYSIAVFRLDDYAAAAIPILPVKRGTTATKRHIVGYILAFMAATLMLTLWGYTGYRAFAVATVLGLSWLYMAWSGFEASDERLWGKKLFIFSILTIFILSVMISIDFTAPEASEMLLSYAP from the coding sequence ATGCCTGGAAGGATCAAAAACTATCTGCTCATTGCCAAGCCGGGGATCGTTTTGGGCAATCTGATCTCCGCTGCCGCCGGCTTTTTTCTTGCCTCCAGGGGGCGGGTTGACGGCCTTGCCCTCCTGGTGACTCTCATCGGCATATCCCTGGTTGTCGCTTCCGGTTGCGTTTTCAACAACTGTATCGATAGAAAAATAGATCGAAAAATGATCCGGACGCGCGGCCGAGCGCTTGCCAGAGGGCTCATCTCACTGAAGATCGCAATATTCTACGCCACGATTTTGGGCATTTCGGGACTGGCGCTGCTCTGGGTGGCGACAAACCTGCTGTCCGTTGTCATCGTGCTGGCGGGCCTTGTGATTTACGTGGTCGTCTATAGCCTGTACATGAAACGCAATTCAGTCTACGGGGCATTGATCGGCAGTCTGGCGGGAGCTGCGCCGCCCCTCGCCGGATATTGCGCAGTCTCCGGTCGCTTCGACATGGGAGCGGTGATATTGTTGTCGATCTTCAGCCTGTGGCAGATGGGTCACTGCTACTCCATCGCCGTTTTTCGGCTGGATGATTACGCCGCTGCGGCGATCCCGATTCTGCCGGTCAAGCGGGGAACAACCGCCACTAAAAGGCATATTGTTGGTTATATCCTCGCTTTTATGGCGGCTACTCTGATGCTGACCCTCTGGGGGTACACAGGTTATAGAGCCTTTGCCGTGGCGACCGTGTTGGGACTTTCCTGGCTGTATATGGCCTGGTCCGGCTTTGAAGCCTCCGATGAGCGGCTCTGGGGCAAAAAGCTTTTTATCTTCTCCATTCTGACCATATTCATTCTGAGCGTCATGATTTCAATCGATTTCACAGCGCCTGAAGCGTCAGAAATGCTTCTGAGCTATGCTCCGTAG
- the cyoB gene encoding cytochrome o ubiquinol oxidase subunit I produces the protein MFGKLSLSAIPYDNPITMGAVGGAVVLGLVIMALITYYRKWTYLYKEWLTSLDHKKIGIMYIILALVMLLRGFADAILMRSQQAVAAGGSLGFLPPDHFDQIFSAHGSIMIMFMAMPFMVGLMNIVTPQQIGARDVAFPFMNSLSLWLTTAAALLVMVSLGYGEFSKAGWSGYAPLTEQEYSPGVGVDYWIWAFQISGIASTMTGINFLVTIVKMRAPGMKPMRMPLFVWTTFFTMVLMVWAFPVLTVDLVLLTLDRYLGMHFFTNTLGGNSMMYVNLFWTWGHPEVYILILPAFGIFSEVVATFSGKRLYGYTSMVYATAVITVLSFSVWLHHFFTMGASPNVNLFFGIATMLIAIPTGVKTFNWLFTMYRGRIRFTTPMYWTLAFIVTFAVGGSSGVMMSIPPADYVLHNSLFLIAHFHNVLIPGSLFGFFAGFYYWFPKAMGFRLNENWGRRAFWLWLIGFYLAFAPLYVLGFMGMPRRMAHYANATWHPYLIVAALGAAVILLGIVFQAIQLFVSIRERRALADPTGDPWDGRTLEWMTSSPPAVYNFAKIPIVEEVDAFMDMKERGVAYQRPDQYTDIEMPKNTPHGLIIGALAFVFGFAMIWHVWWLAILAALGILFTVIARSMDDDIHYIIPAAEVERIENERYLQLGSIVNRRRTYDQTIPEPVAEM, from the coding sequence ATGTTTGGAAAGTTAAGCCTTTCAGCGATTCCGTATGATAATCCGATCACGATGGGCGCCGTAGGTGGTGCGGTTGTCCTCGGCCTGGTGATAATGGCCTTGATCACCTACTACAGAAAGTGGACCTACCTGTACAAGGAATGGCTGACCAGCCTCGACCACAAAAAGATCGGGATCATGTACATTATTCTCGCATTGGTCATGCTGCTGCGCGGGTTCGCCGACGCCATTCTGATGCGCTCTCAGCAGGCCGTCGCCGCGGGCGGTTCCCTTGGCTTCTTGCCCCCTGATCACTTCGACCAGATATTTAGCGCTCACGGCTCGATCATGATCATGTTCATGGCCATGCCGTTTATGGTCGGGTTGATGAATATCGTTACGCCGCAGCAAATCGGCGCACGCGATGTAGCCTTTCCCTTTATGAATTCGCTCAGTCTCTGGCTGACCACGGCAGCGGCATTACTGGTCATGGTATCTTTGGGGTATGGCGAGTTTTCCAAAGCCGGATGGTCGGGATATGCCCCGCTGACTGAACAGGAATACAGCCCCGGCGTGGGGGTGGACTATTGGATATGGGCCTTCCAGATCTCCGGTATTGCTTCAACCATGACCGGTATCAATTTTCTCGTCACCATCGTGAAGATGCGGGCTCCCGGCATGAAACCCATGCGGATGCCGTTGTTTGTTTGGACCACTTTTTTCACCATGGTGCTCATGGTTTGGGCATTCCCGGTTCTGACGGTCGATCTCGTCCTGTTGACACTCGATCGCTACCTGGGCATGCATTTTTTCACCAACACGCTCGGCGGCAATTCGATGATGTATGTCAACCTGTTCTGGACCTGGGGCCATCCCGAGGTTTATATCCTGATCCTGCCGGCTTTCGGGATCTTTTCGGAAGTCGTAGCCACTTTCTCTGGAAAACGGCTATACGGCTACACATCGATGGTCTATGCCACTGCGGTCATCACGGTCCTGTCCTTTTCCGTCTGGTTGCATCATTTTTTCACCATGGGCGCCAGCCCCAACGTCAACTTATTTTTCGGTATTGCGACCATGTTGATTGCCATCCCCACCGGGGTAAAGACCTTCAACTGGCTTTTCACCATGTATCGTGGCCGCATAAGGTTTACTACGCCGATGTACTGGACCCTGGCGTTTATTGTGACCTTCGCCGTCGGCGGGTCTTCAGGCGTAATGATGTCTATACCACCGGCTGATTACGTGCTTCACAACAGCCTGTTTCTGATCGCTCATTTCCACAATGTGCTGATCCCCGGCTCCCTGTTCGGCTTTTTCGCAGGTTTTTATTATTGGTTCCCCAAGGCCATGGGCTTTCGTTTGAACGAAAATTGGGGCAGACGCGCCTTCTGGCTCTGGCTGATCGGCTTTTATCTCGCTTTTGCTCCCCTGTACGTGCTGGGTTTCATGGGTATGCCCCGTCGTATGGCGCATTATGCCAACGCGACTTGGCATCCCTATCTGATCGTCGCCGCATTGGGCGCCGCGGTGATCCTGCTCGGCATCGTCTTTCAGGCAATTCAATTGTTTGTCAGTATTAGGGAGCGCCGCGCCCTCGCTGATCCGACAGGCGATCCCTGGGACGGCCGCACGTTGGAGTGGATGACATCGTCTCCTCCAGCGGTCTATAATTTCGCGAAAATACCTATCGTAGAAGAAGTCGACGCATTTATGGACATGAAGGAAAGAGGCGTCGCATACCAGCGGCCGGATCAATATACCGATATCGAAATGCCGAAAAACACGCCGCACGGCCTTATCATAGGCGCATTGGCTTTCGTGTTCGGGTTCGCCATGATCTGGCACGTCTGGTGGCTGGCCATACTGGCTGCCCTGGGTATTCTTTTCACGGTCATTGCCCGCTCAATGGATGATGACATCCATTACATCATACCCGCCGCCGAGGTTGAGCGGATCGAAAATGAACGCTATCTACAGTTGGGATCCATCGTAAATAGACGTCGCACATACGATCAGACCATCCCAGAACCTGTAGCGGAGATGTAA
- a CDS encoding ATP-binding protein translates to MNSSEKTTDSYYRSLTRNIVLIIVGVSVVPLILITLTIRHFSQTSYQDKVIEHLQVLNKKHKQNIDSFLRERLADITVMKDSYTLDQLANNDFLKEKLQSLQKNSSDALVDLGIVNDQGIQIAYAGPYDLKRAHYAEAPWFKEAIQQPSYISDVFPGLRGIPHFIVAVRGSDNGRQWLLRATVDFDKFNSLVENIRIGETGFAFILNKKGEFQTKPRTEVPPLKDPYLNFLSPDTRDNEQEGIVSNSQVDGKGVIHVMSRLKNGDWVLAFQQTESDAYKALYLVRTVSVLIFFVGVIGIIVVAVLLSKRLVKRIRQADQEKEMMTEKFIEAGKLASVGELAAGIAHEINNPVAVMLEEAGWMQDLITDAGPESIPMVDEFQRSLAQIKAQGVRCKQITHKLLSFARKTDPIPKKVNVNDITREAISLCEQRVRSGSVKIQAQFADGLPTIRVSPSEAQQIFINLINNAIDAIEPKGGAVKISTRQEGDFLVVDVADNGPGIPSYVLPRIFDPFFTTKPVGKGTGLGLSICYGIVKKLGGDISVNTAEGMGTTFHVKFPIPKAREEKTGH, encoded by the coding sequence ATGAATAGCAGCGAAAAGACAACTGATTCATATTACAGATCTTTAACGAGAAATATCGTTTTGATAATTGTCGGTGTTTCGGTAGTTCCTCTAATCTTGATCACACTCACCATAAGGCATTTTTCGCAGACATCATACCAGGACAAGGTTATTGAACATCTTCAGGTATTAAACAAGAAGCATAAACAAAATATCGATAGTTTTCTTCGTGAACGACTGGCCGATATCACAGTAATGAAAGACTCCTACACCCTTGATCAACTTGCAAATAACGATTTCCTGAAAGAAAAACTCCAGTCTCTGCAAAAGAATTCCAGTGACGCATTGGTAGACCTCGGGATAGTTAACGATCAAGGAATTCAGATCGCATACGCGGGCCCATACGATCTCAAACGGGCCCATTACGCCGAAGCCCCCTGGTTCAAGGAAGCGATTCAGCAACCCAGCTACATCAGCGATGTTTTTCCAGGGCTTCGGGGAATTCCGCATTTTATAGTCGCTGTCAGGGGTAGTGACAACGGCAGGCAATGGTTGCTAAGGGCCACTGTTGACTTCGACAAGTTCAATTCACTGGTTGAAAACATACGAATCGGGGAAACGGGCTTCGCGTTCATCCTGAACAAGAAAGGCGAATTTCAGACCAAGCCGCGAACCGAGGTTCCACCCCTGAAAGACCCATACCTGAATTTTCTGTCTCCGGATACTCGGGACAACGAGCAGGAAGGCATAGTCTCCAATTCTCAAGTAGACGGTAAGGGTGTCATACACGTCATGTCCAGACTGAAGAATGGAGACTGGGTACTCGCCTTCCAGCAAACTGAGTCCGACGCTTACAAGGCCCTCTACCTGGTTCGAACCGTAAGTGTCCTGATATTCTTCGTGGGAGTCATAGGCATAATCGTTGTTGCTGTTCTCCTTTCAAAGAGACTGGTAAAGCGAATAAGACAGGCTGACCAGGAAAAGGAGATGATGACCGAGAAATTTATTGAGGCCGGAAAATTAGCTTCAGTGGGAGAACTGGCAGCCGGCATAGCGCACGAAATCAATAATCCGGTGGCGGTCATGCTGGAAGAAGCTGGTTGGATGCAGGATCTGATAACAGACGCCGGTCCCGAATCCATACCGATGGTGGACGAATTTCAAAGGTCCCTGGCTCAGATAAAGGCCCAGGGAGTGCGTTGCAAACAGATCACCCACAAGCTGTTAAGTTTCGCCAGAAAAACGGATCCAATACCCAAGAAAGTCAACGTTAACGATATCACCCGTGAAGCTATATCCCTCTGCGAACAGCGGGTCCGTTCGGGCAGCGTCAAAATACAGGCTCAATTCGCCGATGGACTACCCACGATCCGGGTGTCTCCTTCGGAAGCGCAACAGATATTCATCAATCTGATAAACAACGCCATTGACGCCATCGAGCCAAAAGGCGGCGCAGTCAAGATATCGACGAGGCAGGAAGGTGATTTCCTGGTTGTTGATGTGGCTGACAACGGACCGGGAATCCCCAGTTACGTTCTACCGCGGATTTTTGATCCCTTCTTCACTACAAAACCGGTCGGCAAAGGCACGGGGCTAGGCCTTTCCATCTGTTATGGAATCGTGAAGAAATTGGGTGGAGACATAAGCGTGAACACGGCTGAAGGCATGGGAACCACCTTCCATGTAAAGTTTCCGATACCCAAGGCCCGGGAAGAGAAAACGGGCCACTAG
- a CDS encoding carbonic anhydrase: MTTNEALELLKAGNLRFTQGAHTGHEHHEHRRIHTAENGQKPFAAVLACSDSRVPVEMLFDCGIGDIFVARVAGNVAGVEQLGSLEYAVSHLGVALVVVLGHSKCGAVTAVVQGHEMQGHIKSLAERIAPVVEETRRIYPDMEMDELLDECIRANVRYIKDHLTDKSVSMKKAVEDGSLKIIGAHYDIGSGHVDWD, translated from the coding sequence ATGACGACCAACGAAGCTCTGGAGTTGCTTAAAGCAGGGAATTTAAGATTCACACAAGGCGCCCACACAGGACACGAACACCATGAACATAGACGAATTCACACTGCGGAGAATGGCCAGAAGCCATTTGCCGCAGTCTTGGCGTGTTCTGACTCCCGTGTTCCGGTCGAAATGCTATTTGATTGCGGCATCGGGGATATCTTTGTGGCTCGTGTAGCCGGAAATGTAGCCGGGGTGGAGCAGTTGGGGAGTCTTGAGTACGCCGTGTCTCATCTGGGGGTCGCGTTGGTGGTTGTGCTGGGACACAGCAAATGTGGAGCCGTAACCGCTGTTGTTCAGGGTCACGAAATGCAAGGGCACATTAAATCTCTCGCTGAACGGATTGCGCCTGTTGTGGAGGAAACTCGCAGGATTTATCCCGACATGGAGATGGACGAGCTATTGGACGAGTGTATCCGCGCTAATGTACGTTACATTAAGGATCATCTTACTGACAAGAGTGTGTCCATGAAAAAAGCCGTAGAAGATGGCTCCCTAAAAATAATAGGCGCCCATTATGACATTGGGAGCGGACACGTTGATTGGGATTGA
- a CDS encoding long-chain fatty acid--CoA ligase, producing the protein MFDTNLTIAQMFLARAQVAPDKVALRRKYLGVWRDITWSDYLRNVKYTCLGLVSLGLEKGDRVAVIGENRPEWLYADLATMAAGAVTVGVYTTSSVTQCEYVVGHSEAKFYIGEDEEQLDKALEFRDKTPELKKIIVMDTKGLKRFSDPMVMTFDELLKLGESMEEKNPDLFEKLTNNTNLDDMALIIYTSGTTGPPKGAMLSHHNITWTTKSIGDATPIFETDELLSFLPLSHIAERMFSVFLPIRYGYTVNFVESTDTIQANFQEISPTVIFAVPRIWEKYYSTIRIKMANSTWFKKVCYSIAEKISLQYGKARFQSGAAPIYLKALRSIVNILIFYKLRERLGFERVRLAVSGAAPISPDVLRYFHGIGVPLREVYGQTEGSGPTCIHRGDDIELGNVGPALPGVEVKIADDGEILVKGGNVFMGYFRNPEATTETILDGWLCSGDVGRLDDKGFLKITDRKKDLIITAGGKNIAPQNIENQLKFSPYINDAIVIGDRLKFISALIVLDEENVVQFAQDHKIPFTTYESLTKAPEIVELIDSEIQEVNKSLSHVETVKKFRIVPKKLYEEDGEVTPTMKVKRRHVNKNFGDLIKAMYKS; encoded by the coding sequence ATGTTTGACACTAATTTGACAATCGCTCAAATGTTTCTGGCCAGAGCGCAAGTTGCGCCCGATAAAGTCGCTTTAAGACGAAAATACCTGGGCGTATGGCGCGACATAACATGGTCCGATTATCTGAGAAACGTGAAATATACCTGTCTGGGACTGGTTTCTTTAGGTTTGGAAAAAGGCGACCGAGTCGCTGTAATTGGTGAAAACAGACCGGAATGGCTTTATGCGGACCTCGCTACTATGGCGGCGGGAGCTGTTACCGTTGGAGTCTACACTACAAGCTCCGTTACTCAGTGTGAGTATGTTGTTGGGCACTCCGAAGCAAAGTTCTATATCGGAGAAGATGAGGAACAACTGGACAAGGCTCTTGAGTTTAGGGACAAAACCCCTGAACTTAAGAAAATAATCGTTATGGATACCAAAGGCCTCAAGCGTTTCTCCGACCCCATGGTTATGACCTTTGACGAATTGCTAAAACTTGGGGAATCTATGGAGGAAAAGAACCCGGATCTGTTTGAAAAATTAACTAATAATACAAACTTGGATGATATGGCGCTGATCATCTATACTTCCGGGACAACCGGCCCTCCCAAAGGCGCTATGCTTTCTCATCACAATATCACCTGGACAACAAAATCCATTGGCGACGCTACACCGATCTTTGAAACCGACGAACTACTGTCGTTTCTGCCTCTAAGTCACATTGCGGAGAGAATGTTCAGCGTTTTTCTTCCAATACGATACGGGTACACTGTCAATTTTGTGGAAAGCACTGACACCATTCAGGCGAACTTTCAGGAAATTTCGCCCACGGTTATCTTCGCTGTGCCAAGAATTTGGGAAAAATACTATTCAACAATCCGCATTAAAATGGCGAACTCGACCTGGTTCAAGAAAGTCTGCTACTCCATCGCCGAGAAAATAAGCCTGCAATATGGGAAGGCCCGATTTCAGTCTGGGGCGGCGCCTATATATTTGAAAGCTCTACGGTCAATCGTGAATATCTTGATCTTTTACAAGCTCAGGGAACGTCTTGGGTTTGAAAGAGTCAGGCTCGCCGTATCGGGGGCAGCTCCAATTTCGCCGGATGTCCTGAGATACTTTCATGGTATCGGAGTTCCTTTGAGGGAAGTTTACGGCCAGACTGAAGGATCAGGCCCTACGTGCATTCATCGGGGAGACGACATTGAATTAGGTAATGTCGGGCCGGCCTTGCCCGGCGTTGAAGTCAAAATAGCCGACGATGGTGAAATACTCGTTAAGGGCGGCAATGTATTCATGGGGTATTTCCGAAACCCTGAGGCTACAACTGAAACGATACTGGACGGATGGCTTTGTTCAGGCGATGTTGGGCGCCTTGACGACAAAGGTTTTCTGAAAATCACGGATCGGAAAAAAGACCTGATCATTACGGCAGGCGGGAAAAACATTGCCCCTCAGAACATAGAAAATCAACTGAAGTTCAGCCCATACATCAATGACGCAATTGTCATCGGTGACAGGCTGAAATTCATATCGGCCTTAATTGTGCTTGATGAAGAAAACGTAGTCCAGTTTGCTCAAGACCACAAGATACCGTTCACCACTTATGAAAGCCTCACCAAGGCCCCGGAAATAGTAGAACTCATCGATTCCGAAATCCAGGAAGTCAACAAGAGCCTGTCTCATGTGGAGACAGTCAAGAAATTCAGGATTGTTCCCAAGAAGCTCTATGAAGAGGACGGCGAAGTAACTCCTACAATGAAAGTAAAGCGACGCCACGTAAACAAGAATTTTGGGGATCTGATTAAAGCGATGTATAAGAGCTAG
- the cyoC gene encoding cytochrome o ubiquinol oxidase subunit III, whose translation MMTTDVSTLGATNNLEVEHTDTVAIQTFGFWIYLMSDLILFATLFATFAVLGTNYAGGPTGKELFDLPYVLVETLFLLFSSVTFGLVMLAVRDGVKKWVLIGLTVTFLLGLGFVSMEINEFHRMIAEGHGPDRSAFLSSFFTLVGTHGTHVTFGLIWMAVMMVQVVAKGLTSPVQSRLMRLSMFWHFLDIIWIGIFSIVYLMGVV comes from the coding sequence ATGATGACAACAGACGTTTCAACCTTAGGCGCCACTAATAACCTGGAAGTTGAACACACCGATACGGTCGCGATTCAGACATTCGGTTTCTGGATCTATCTTATGAGCGACCTCATCCTGTTTGCGACGCTCTTCGCTACCTTTGCCGTCCTGGGGACCAACTATGCCGGCGGACCGACGGGGAAGGAATTGTTTGACCTGCCTTATGTGTTGGTTGAAACCCTCTTCCTGCTGTTCAGTAGCGTGACCTTTGGTCTGGTGATGTTGGCCGTGCGCGACGGCGTGAAAAAGTGGGTTCTGATTGGACTCACCGTCACGTTTCTGTTGGGGCTCGGATTTGTCTCCATGGAAATCAACGAATTCCACCGCATGATTGCCGAGGGCCATGGACCGGACCGCAGCGCCTTCCTTTCGAGTTTTTTCACCCTGGTAGGGACTCACGGTACCCATGTGACCTTTGGGCTGATCTGGATGGCGGTCATGATGGTTCAGGTGGTCGCCAAAGGTTTAACCTCTCCCGTTCAATCACGGCTGATGCGTCTGAGTATGTTCTGGCATTTTCTGGATATCATCTGGATCGGCATTTTCAGTATCGTCTACCTGATGGGGGTTGTGTAA
- a CDS encoding CBS domain-containing protein, translating into MPYSVPVSKLMIKPGEWPILSVETDVETAIKILRIGTEEKKLQHGHSTPLVVDDDYNVIGFVHLIDLLREVRTLCDSSDSPCDTSRATRPVSELVTPFAGAVEAEDPIIKALDVMMEHGISVVPVLENNKLQGVVKLADIFNAVAAILFDKEIIDQKEILMRRLHL; encoded by the coding sequence ATGCCATATTCCGTTCCTGTCTCTAAGCTGATGATCAAACCGGGCGAGTGGCCGATCCTGTCTGTTGAAACCGATGTGGAAACAGCCATTAAAATCCTGCGAATAGGCACTGAAGAAAAAAAATTGCAGCATGGGCATTCGACCCCTTTAGTAGTTGATGATGATTACAACGTAATAGGATTTGTTCACCTGATTGATCTACTAAGAGAGGTCAGGACATTGTGCGATTCGTCCGACTCTCCCTGTGACACCAGTCGAGCGACAAGACCGGTGAGTGAGCTTGTAACTCCCTTTGCCGGAGCAGTTGAGGCCGAAGACCCTATTATCAAGGCATTGGACGTCATGATGGAACACGGGATATCAGTTGTTCCAGTACTGGAGAACAACAAATTGCAAGGGGTAGTCAAGCTGGCCGACATATTTAACGCCGTCGCTGCTATTCTTTTTGATAAAGAGATCATCGATCAAAAAGAAATCCTTATGAGACGACTTCACCTGTAA
- the cyoD gene encoding cytochrome o ubiquinol oxidase subunit IV, whose product MSQASIDSVGASRGSLKSYGAGFVLSLILTAIPFALVMSGALSPWMTLAGIFSAGFVQILAHMHYFLHLDTSSAERWNVVALMFTLVIMALFVGGSIWIMYDLYYRMM is encoded by the coding sequence ATGAGTCAAGCATCCATCGACAGCGTCGGCGCAAGCAGGGGAAGTCTCAAATCTTACGGCGCCGGCTTCGTTCTTTCCCTCATTCTGACCGCCATTCCGTTTGCATTGGTGATGAGCGGCGCCCTGTCGCCCTGGATGACCCTGGCCGGCATATTCAGCGCCGGCTTCGTGCAGATTCTGGCGCACATGCATTACTTCCTGCATCTGGACACTTCATCGGCGGAGCGTTGGAACGTGGTGGCGCTGATGTTCACTTTAGTGATCATGGCCCTCTTTGTCGGAGGAAGCATCTGGATCATGTATGATCTGTATTATCGAATGATGTGA
- a CDS encoding response regulator — protein sequence MITTKLLMIDDEESFVSALSKRLALRDIEVVPAHSGQEGLNKLDEDPSIEVVLLDVKMPGMDGIETLRLIKGAHPIAEVIMLTGHATFETAIDGMKLGAFDYLMKPCEIDELTTKLDAARKRHQEHLDKILEATGKQLRGQRAR from the coding sequence ATGATTACTACAAAATTGCTTATGATAGACGATGAGGAGAGCTTTGTCTCTGCGCTCTCAAAGAGACTCGCTCTTAGAGACATTGAGGTCGTCCCCGCCCATAGTGGACAGGAGGGACTCAATAAACTCGATGAAGACCCTTCGATTGAGGTGGTTTTACTCGATGTAAAAATGCCCGGAATGGACGGCATAGAAACGCTTAGGCTTATTAAAGGGGCCCATCCCATCGCGGAAGTCATCATGCTCACTGGACACGCCACCTTCGAAACGGCGATTGACGGTATGAAACTGGGAGCTTTTGACTACTTGATGAAGCCTTGCGAGATTGACGAGCTGACCACTAAACTGGACGCTGCAAGAAAAAGACATCAGGAACATCTCGACAAAATATTGGAGGCCACAGGGAAACAGTTACGAGGTCAAAGAGCCAGGTGA